Proteins co-encoded in one Coraliomargarita parva genomic window:
- a CDS encoding DUF493 domain-containing protein, translating into MNEDGSLESFRSSLDANYDWPCLYPFKFIVPIESAESVLGLFADDPVQERPSSSGRYIAYTMEMHVHSCDEVIAIYQRVAQVPGVISL; encoded by the coding sequence ATGAATGAAGATGGCTCACTGGAATCCTTTCGCTCCTCACTGGATGCGAACTACGACTGGCCCTGCCTGTATCCATTCAAATTCATCGTTCCGATCGAGTCCGCCGAGAGCGTTCTGGGCCTCTTTGCGGACGATCCCGTACAGGAGCGCCCCTCCTCGAGTGGACGCTACATCGCCTATACAATGGAGATGCATGTCCACTCCTGCGATGAAGTCATCGCCATTTATCAGCGTGTCGCACAAGTCCCCGGAGTGATTTCCTTGTAA
- a CDS encoding GIY-YIG nuclease family protein, protein MLRSASYAWLRHVEIAASEHALHSPLGATHGRFESCLSMHYVYILRSETDRSQYYVGYTVDLQARMSVHNSGGSHHTSKYMPWELCYYCAFPDEGKAKAFELYLKSHSGKAFASKRLLPD, encoded by the coding sequence ATGCTTCGCTCTGCGAGCTACGCATGGCTTCGCCATGTGGAGATTGCAGCTAGCGAGCATGCCCTGCATAGCCCCTTAGGGGCGACGCACGGGCGTTTTGAATCCTGCTTGTCCATGCATTACGTGTATATCCTTCGTTCGGAAACCGATCGTTCCCAGTATTATGTGGGTTATACTGTGGATCTGCAGGCACGGATGAGTGTGCATAATAGCGGAGGGAGTCATCATACCTCGAAATACATGCCCTGGGAACTGTGTTATTACTGCGCGTTTCCGGACGAGGGGAAAGCGAAAGCGTTCGAATTGTACCTGAAGTCGCATTCTGGTAAGGCGTTTGCGTCGAAACGTTTACTCCCGGATTGA
- the msrA gene encoding peptide-methionine (S)-S-oxide reductase MsrA codes for MTLAKTICLLIFTLAGTSACSAESESPSDMPTLSEEEKAGLEVACFGAGCFWCVEAVFERLDGVKEVESGYMGGDVPNPSYREVCTGRTGHAEVTRIYFDPAIISYAKLLEWFWKSHDPTTLNRQGADVGTQYRSVIFYYSEEQRTIAEAAKIKAQKLIADPIVTEITAASVFYPAEDYHQDYYQLNGSAPYCRAVIRPKLEKLHLE; via the coding sequence ATGACACTCGCAAAAACAATCTGCCTTCTTATTTTTACACTGGCCGGAACGAGTGCCTGTTCCGCAGAAAGCGAATCACCATCCGACATGCCGACATTAAGCGAAGAGGAAAAAGCAGGCCTTGAAGTGGCCTGCTTTGGCGCGGGATGTTTTTGGTGCGTGGAGGCCGTCTTTGAACGCCTGGATGGCGTGAAGGAGGTTGAATCCGGCTACATGGGCGGCGATGTCCCCAACCCGAGCTACCGTGAAGTATGCACAGGCCGCACGGGGCATGCCGAAGTCACCCGTATTTATTTTGATCCAGCAATCATCTCGTATGCAAAACTGCTCGAATGGTTCTGGAAATCGCACGACCCGACCACGCTCAACCGGCAGGGAGCGGATGTCGGCACCCAATATCGCTCTGTAATTTTCTACTATTCAGAGGAACAGCGGACCATCGCCGAAGCCGCCAAAATCAAGGCCCAAAAGCTGATCGCCGATCCGATCGTCACCGAGATCACCGCCGCTTCCGTTTTTTACCCGGCTGAAGACTACCATCAGGACTACTACCAGTTGAACGGTTCCGCACCTTACTGCCGTGCCGTGATACGCCCCAAACTTGAGAAATTACACCTCGAATAA